The following DNA comes from Sander lucioperca isolate FBNREF2018 chromosome 2, SLUC_FBN_1.2, whole genome shotgun sequence.
ATGGGGACCACATTGATGCGGGGAGCAGGAATCATGGGAGGCATTGATGCTATAACTTGTCCTGGTCCAAGGCGCACCACAGGAGCCACAGGCGGTCTTGGCATTACAGGTACGGCAGACAGGAGAGTGGTGCGCACTGGTGCCACCTGTTTACAAAGAACACATTAGTGCGTTATTAGTTTGTactattttaatttcatttcattacCAACTATCTTTGCTTTTTAAGTAACTCACAGAGTGGGGTGGACGAGGCACTGTCATTTGGGGATTGGGTTTAGGCATACCCATTCCAGAGGGCATGGGAGGATGGTGATGAATTTCACTGGGCTTGCTTGGGCCAATTTTCTCCTTAGTGTCATCCTCTCCCACCAGTCCTTTGGCCTTGTGAATGGCTTCGATCTGCTCTTGCAGGGTGATGTTGGCCTGTGCAGCCTGCTGGGTACGAGCCATGCTTCCCGAGTGGCCATCCCAAGTAACCTGGTACCATGAAAAGGTCAAAAACGTGCGGAGTCAATTTCATTCAACTCAGGAGCTCTTTTAACCCTGCATTATGTAACATAAGCCCATAACTTTACTCACCTTCTCTTCTGGCTTCTGGATTTCTTCTTCGCCAATCTTCTTACCGATGGCTGTCTCTTCCACACCGAAGATGTCGGTACGCCTCTCAGCCAGTTGTTTCAAGCTGCTCTCGATATCCAAACCAGGAGCATAGACTTCATCTTCGGTCTGCCTCTCTCTGATGCTGCGGTCCCTTTGCTCCAGCCAGCGCGGATCCAGCAGACCAATGCGCATGTGCTCTTGCATCTTACTGGCTTGGATCTTCTCGCCAGTAATTGGTGAGATGAGATACTCATCTGGAGTTGTAATTGAGGGCTGAGGCTTGGAAGCTGTACGGAAAAGATAGCATGAGATtaacacacactgtacatagTAACAGCTTGTTATGCACTTGGTATTCCCTAATCTAAGGAAGCATGCGTTACCTTTTGGATCGTAGTCTTTGCGAATAATAACCTGGTCCGGAGTTGGGGGCAGTGGGGGTGGCATAGGGTTATCTGGTGGCAGTGGAGCCTTCATGCCATCATCGTCGTCATCAGATCcctgaagaaagcacaacagggTGGGATATGATGACATGTTACCAGCACTTATCGTTATTATATTTCTTTTCGAGCAGAGGGTCAGCAAACACAGGGGGTCGATTTAGTTTGCTGTATAAAGAAAAGGGGGCAACAAACCAGGGACATCCCTATGAATTTAAGTATACCAATAAAGCAGCCTGCAATTAGTCAAGGACGGCCAGTTACTTCCTCAGCTCCTACCTCATCCATGTCCTGCACTTGCGTGTCTTGATCAGGCTGTGAGGCCTGGCCTTCGGCCCGGGGCTCCCGATCATCGTCTTCATCCTCACTCTCAACCTCCATCTCGACCTCCTCGCTCTCACCATATTTCTCATAGCGCTCTTGGATTAGGATGCGAGCGCCAAGCTCCTCTGGTGTGGTAGGTGGGGGGAAGTGACCTGGGGAAATAGAGATGCcaataaaagataaataattCTAGCTACTGTACATTTAGGGGCTTACATGTTTAAAGACTGTAATAATTGTGGTTATATTACCTTGTTCGTTGGGCTGGAAATCCACCGTCTCAACCACTACAAAGTCATGCCAGTCGATTTGGGCATATGCCACCcgttctttctctctttcctcctcttccttcttccTCTCACGCTCCTGGAACTTTGCCCACTCAACACGGTACCTCACCTGATGGTTGTGCAGATAGACAGCTAAGTAACATGGGACATATGCTATTAAGTGCTTACTCTGAGATACAGTCACAGGTTAAGGGGATTACCTGGTCCATAACCTCTCTTGGATTCTCAGATTCTCTCTTCAGCTTGGTCAGAAGGCCTTTGGGAGGGATCAGAATCTACATGTTGTGAGACAAGATCAAGACACTGCTTAGCATCACCACCcaaactaaaaataataataatatcagaGAGGCACAATTTGTCAGGTCACCTTAGTGTACTGCTCAACCAGTTTGGTGAAGTAGTTGAAAAGGCTGTGCTGTGGCCGCAGAAAGTCAAACTGGTAgttcctctgttctttctgcaTGAGCTGAGTAAGAAACTGGCGACCATTGCGAGCAACAAACTGGGCAGTGAGTTTGACAACATCCAGATCAAATGCTGAGATCGATGGGGGATCCGCGATGAACTCGTACTCAGGAGGTGGTTCCTTGGGGACAACTGTCTCTTGAATCACCTGCACCTATtgacaaacagaaaatacaagtGGTTATGAACAAATACTACGAATCataagaaatggaaaaaaaacaagagcagACTGAAATGTCATGTCTTACTTTTTGAGAAAGCTGTTGGGCCTGCTGCATGGCCTGCTGCATAACCTTAGGCACTGCTGCAGATGGTTCCAGCGCTTTGCCCTCCTTAAATTCATTGACTTTGTGACGGTAGTAGGCATGGTAGGGGTCATTAGGGTTGAGGAAATTAAACTTTGGATTGTTGATCTCATTCTGACGGATTCTTGCTTCAAACTCAGGTCCATTCCTGTGAAATGACAAGGAATTAGTTAAATCAGAAATAAGATTAATTTAAGATTGCAGCTGTATCAAAGATTATACAATTCAGTTCACACGTGGCGTAACCAACCTGGCAACAAAGCTGGCTGTCTTGTCAACTATGTTTCGGACCTCAGGAGGTGGATATATGATACCAACGATGGGTTTAGTGGCTGGGGTTTCTTCTGCGGGTGCATCATTCTGTTGGAAAAATTTACATTTGTTAGGCTAGtatgcaaaataaaaataaaaaacacaaatcacacGTATTACTACTGATTCACTACCAACACAATAGCTTCCATTTACTTAAAATGTCAGTTCACTCAAATTGCAAAAATAACCCCCTTACCCCTTATAGTATCATGCCATGCATATGGGTTTAGTTATATTTGCAGATGTTTAGAACTATCTGATGGTAATGCTTCTGCAACCATCCCAATACAACAGAGGAAGTTGGAACTTGTGGCACTCAAAGTATCAATTACATTTGCAAAACCCAACAGCCAAAAGAATTTACCTTTCTAGAAAATATCCGGGTTACACGGATTCTTTTAAATTATCCTTCGTTACTGTGAATTATCCACAGATTTCGCTGCAATAGTACTGACGGCGAGCTATTGTCTACTTATtgagtttttccaaatgtctcttttcaatacatttatttagctAACAAACTAAATTCAACTGGTCCTCCGTTCTATTAGAGTGATGACAAAAGTTCTAGCCGCTCTTTCAAAACATCAAATTTCGTTTAGAGTTAACGTTATTTGGCAATTGACCCTGAAAGCTAACAAGCTAACAAGATTTAGCTACGCCTTGTCGTGATTATCCAAAATAGACGTTACCCACTCTAAAATCCACATGCGTCGAGACATTTCACATTAATGTAAAGTGTAAGTTAATGGTTTATTAGTTTCCCCCAGAGAAACTgtatgttagctagctacattgCTAACTAGCAGCGGTATAGTCACCTTGTTGTTGGGCTCCGGCTGAACTATTTGAACAGGCCCAGGCGGCATGGCGGTGTCTTTTTTGGAGGAAAATGGAAGTAACCTGCAAACACACCACCAACAAGAAGAGTTTGtgtattttaaaaacacatattaTACCACATATTATGACGggagcacaatatacaatatatataacaGCTAAAAGTCTGAATTTGCTGTAGATGAACACTTACTGCGTCGCGCTATCGTTGTCGTTGACCCAATACGAGACGTATCACTTCCGGACACAAGCCGCAAAGCATTATGGAACTTGCAGTACTTTTTTGCAGGTTGCCAAGGAGATGTAATGCCAACAAGCTAACTACACCTACTCGCTCTCAGTGCTATGTCAGGCAGACATAAATATAAGCTAGTTTGTCAGACATGAGTCAGTTCTTGGGTCGTCAGGACTGTATCGAAAGCCTCCGAAAAGACGTCGTCGACCTTCAAGGTGCGATTCTGGACGTCTTTTCCAGAACCGGACCGGTCCGTTTTTCCTCCTGGAAGTTCCCCGATAAACTTTCATGTAATCTGGACATGGTAGCTCTACTGGAGCAATATGACTTTGTGGATGGGGAGGATGCATTCAATCAGCACTCCCACATTGTGTTATTGGAGCTGGTGATTGACAGGTAATACATAGCCATAACGTAATATCACATTGCAACAAATATTTCTTCAGGACTCAAGAAACAGGActtgtcttttctctctcctctcgctGAACAAGACTACTGCTCATTCTACAAAGCTTTAATGCTTATGTTGAGCAAATTAGGTACAGCCACAGGAGAGAACAGACCCAGCAGAAAGGATGCCTGTCAGTTGGTCTTGTAGTCAGAAACTACTGGAGTAATTTAGTTCAATTTGCCAACCTAAAGGTAGGCAAATTTCTTTATTTAAGTGgagataaaaatgtttaaagaatGCCAACATTTAACAGCGAACTGATAAGCCTTATTACTTTTGAtgctcttctttcttttttttaggggACATACAAAGACATCAAGAAACAGACACAAGCAAAGACATCTGACTGTGATGGGACAGAGACAGTGTCATCAGTCTCCCCCCAAATGAGCACAAGCAGACATTGCTTATCTGCCTGGTCTTCAACAAGCTCCTTAAAGTGTTTGCCACAGACACATGTACCCTCCAGTGCTACCCACAACACCCCATTCTATTCTAAAGTTGACAGCCACAATGTAGGCTGCCAGACTATTAAATCATCCCTTGTACCCTGCAATGCATGCCACCAAGTGCAGTCCACTTTGATAAAAACAGGACATGCTTTGGTAGAACTTCTTCAGAGTGAGAGCCTGCCCTCATCTCTGCAGCCATTCTTAGTAGCTGTGGAAGACACCCTGGAGCTGGGACATATGACAGCAGGCGATGTTGCCCAGTGGGCCAATGAGCAGCTCAAAGACATGCGCCGGCTGGCAAAGCATCTTCAAGACGTGCGGGGTACTGTGCAGCCTCTTAAAGACCGACTAGCGTCAGCAGAAGCAGAGCGGGAGAGATTCAGGTCTCAGCTGGAAAGAACACAGAAAGAGTTCAAGCAAGAGTTGGAAAAACACCAAGCAAACATAGTCCAGCTGGAGTTTTCGCTGAGGAAAGCACAGAGATCTGTGAAAGAAACAGAGCAAAGGCTACAAGAGGAGCAACAACAACTCAAGAGAGGTGCAGAAAAGTCACAAATAAAAACGAGGGGAACTTATTGAGATCACATAAACTAATATATCTTTAATATTTTTGAAACAGAAACGTTGTGCTTGGAGGAGACTAATTCCAGACTGAAAGAGAAAGTTACAGTACAGCAAGATGCATTACAAGCACTTGGTAAGGGCATCTTATTTACATTTTGCAGAATTGTATGAAACACacatagattaaaaataacctGATATGATGGATGGTTTTACTATGTGGTAGAGCGGGAAAATAATGTGCTGCAGGAAAAAGTGAGGACCTTGCACATGGAGGAAGAGGCCTGTTGTAAACTACAGCAAAGGGTCCAGCAGTTAGAGAGTCAAATCTCTGAAACTCAACTCCGTCTTGACAAAGAGAATGCCAAGTACCACAGCGCTTGTCGTCAGCAAGAGGTCAGTGTCAGGACCAACACTggtattatttgttgtttttagctGGAGACCAGAACAGTGTTCACATAGATTTACGCAAGCTGTCTGTGCATCCAGTCAATGCAGGCCAAGCAGAAGTCTTTGTTAGAGAGAGTTGACGCTCTCGACGAAGAGTGCGAAGAGCTGCAGAGGCAGTTGGGAgacagggaggagagacagatcgACGCCCACAATCACCTGCAAAAGATATCAGAGGAGAAGGAGCAAGTGCAGGCTCAGCTCGCTCAGCAGCAGGTATATTGGAGTCCTTTAGTAACCAATAACCagcattttataataataaacctCATGCTGTGATGCTTCTTTCCAACAGGACCTGTGTTTGGAGCTCCAAAAAGAGAAGCAAACACTGGAAACACACGTAGGCGAGCTGAAGAACAGTGTGGCTGAGCTGAAGGAACACACGCAAGCTttaagggagagggagaggctgCTGGTGGCTTTCCCAGAGCTCAGCCCCCTGGCTCAGGCCAAACCACAGAGTAGgcaattatttaatatttgTCTGTAAAAATATTATGGTCTTGCATGAATGTTTGCTCTCCTCTATAGCACCAGCTAGCTACTATTTTTTTTGGAATACACACATACCCACATGCATTACTTAAGAAAATAATGTGACAATCTTGTATCAAGTCATTTTTATTTCCCAACTCCTTCTATTTTTGAGTAACGTAGTCatg
Coding sequences within:
- the ccdc157 gene encoding coiled-coil domain-containing protein 157 isoform X2, whose protein sequence is MSQFLGRQDCIESLRKDVVDLQGAILDVFSRTGPVRFSSWKFPDKLSCNLDMVALLEQYDFVDGEDAFNQHSHIVLLELVIDRLLLILQSFNAYVEQIRYSHRREQTQQKGCLSVGLVVRNYWSNLVQFANLKGTYKDIKKQTQAKTSDCDGTETVSSVSPQMSTSRHCLSAWSSTSSLKCLPQTHVPSSATHNTPFYSKVDSHNVGCQTIKSSLVPCNACHQVQSTLIKTGHALVELLQSESLPSSLQPFLVAVEDTLELGHMTAGDVAQWANEQLKDMRRLAKHLQDVRGTVQPLKDRLASAEAERERFRSQLERTQKEFKQELEKHQANIVQLEFSLRKAQRSVKETEQRLQEEQQQLKRETLCLEETNSRLKEKVTVQQDALQALGKSEDLAHGGRGLL
- the ccdc157 gene encoding coiled-coil domain-containing protein 157 isoform X3; translated protein: MHYKHLEKVRTLHMEEEACCKLQQRVQQLESQISETQLRLDKENAKYHSACRQQESMQAKQKSLLERVDALDEECEELQRQLGDREERQIDAHNHLQKISEEKEQVQAQLAQQQDLCLELQKEKQTLETHVGELKNSVAELKEHTQALRERERLLVAFPELSPLAQAKPQSTGNVLLDMEQQLQANSIRINILEQENTTLYSSLVKLRERAQNNATREASPQQTWSLPLPSTPVEKQPIHLTQMQKNPLQSSSATGLGYGNRGREARRGESGLESARSEDRVSTAPASPSSLQLHLQTLHLNTGSTAAKSQTKAHSGSLLSHSRSSNQKKQIKP
- the sf3a1 gene encoding splicing factor 3A subunit 1 — encoded protein: MPPGPVQIVQPEPNNKNDAPAEETPATKPIVGIIYPPPEVRNIVDKTASFVARNGPEFEARIRQNEINNPKFNFLNPNDPYHAYYRHKVNEFKEGKALEPSAAVPKVMQQAMQQAQQLSQKVQVIQETVVPKEPPPEYEFIADPPSISAFDLDVVKLTAQFVARNGRQFLTQLMQKEQRNYQFDFLRPQHSLFNYFTKLVEQYTKILIPPKGLLTKLKRESENPREVMDQVRYRVEWAKFQERERKKEEEEREKERVAYAQIDWHDFVVVETVDFQPNEQGHFPPPTTPEELGARILIQERYEKYGESEEVEMEVESEDEDDDREPRAEGQASQPDQDTQVQDMDEGSDDDDDGMKAPLPPDNPMPPPLPPTPDQVIIRKDYDPKASKPQPSITTPDEYLISPITGEKIQASKMQEHMRIGLLDPRWLEQRDRSIRERQTEDEVYAPGLDIESSLKQLAERRTDIFGVEETAIGKKIGEEEIQKPEEKVTWDGHSGSMARTQQAAQANITLQEQIEAIHKAKGLVGEDDTKEKIGPSKPSEIHHHPPMPSGMGMPKPNPQMTVPRPPHSVAPVRTTLLSAVPVMPRPPVAPVVRLGPGQVIASMPPMIPAPRINVVPMPPSAPHMMAPRPPPMVVPSAFVPAPPVPQPPNSAPAPPSHPPPPHDDEPVNKKMKTEDNLIPEDEFLRRNKGPVAVKVQVPNMQDKTEWKLNGQVLNFTVPLTDQVSVIKVKIHEATGMAAGKQKLQYEGIFIKDSNSLAYYNMSNGSVIHLALKERGGRKK
- the ccdc157 gene encoding coiled-coil domain-containing protein 157 isoform X1; the protein is MSQFLGRQDCIESLRKDVVDLQGAILDVFSRTGPVRFSSWKFPDKLSCNLDMVALLEQYDFVDGEDAFNQHSHIVLLELVIDRLLLILQSFNAYVEQIRYSHRREQTQQKGCLSVGLVVRNYWSNLVQFANLKGTYKDIKKQTQAKTSDCDGTETVSSVSPQMSTSRHCLSAWSSTSSLKCLPQTHVPSSATHNTPFYSKVDSHNVGCQTIKSSLVPCNACHQVQSTLIKTGHALVELLQSESLPSSLQPFLVAVEDTLELGHMTAGDVAQWANEQLKDMRRLAKHLQDVRGTVQPLKDRLASAEAERERFRSQLERTQKEFKQELEKHQANIVQLEFSLRKAQRSVKETEQRLQEEQQQLKRETLCLEETNSRLKEKVTVQQDALQALERENNVLQEKVRTLHMEEEACCKLQQRVQQLESQISETQLRLDKENAKYHSACRQQEVSVRTNTGIICCF